Proteins encoded together in one Phalacrocorax aristotelis chromosome 7, bGulAri2.1, whole genome shotgun sequence window:
- the PATL2 gene encoding protein PAT1 homolog 2 isoform X1 — protein MAEGGEPVILEDYLLVEDVPLLEEMAEEDEELDLYNEMTFGLDRDSTEEDAAKPLMPLEMSPELAEVVAEEMEGREEPRPGMAEQPEDLGEPQEEGGMELEIEQVGSELEEEEEELETEDQEPCEEPNDLGDPAVMRAVQSKPTLESQDSAVLDSRIGACWAEFGKEDMLAMDPVVWGSCPSSIPPHHMLEDKAILQVLERPPPSSNMALDFLGSPMQRSYGGSPQLKRPDFRLMSPKSFPQRFLRQQSSLMPRSPCSPRPFTPARRPSPLFASSQTAGYAAPTPFRPMSPNISSPPQSLAMHFGPMSPSLDPALFFSPSASGQLNLSTPSHMTQLHPQHQRILTQRQQQGRQTQSMSPKKLWSPKVDPYAGLMTSKEKDWVIKVEMIQLQSENMDDDYYYQTYYQRLERKQAEEELLGRRNKQEPPKLVTPFIQKAETYDSVVRIAGSLGQVAVSTCYSPRRAIDAVHHALVEEAAGNHRLRALHRIEKFFLQLLEVEEMQRKMSLAPEEQQPCCQEQKSQEVEHIYQALKIRACSSEEEAEDEFLQLLCVQKGKKLTARLLPHLTREQAEKILLTITHHLPFLMKKDVLDESLPLLYSPLNEVVGRMTFSKLIEVLQEMTRPLPESPELPLAMALKNQFGISLLYSLLSHGERLLSSDAPLEPRGGDFEMWTDMVFLVARELSQVPKALLVEPLFLPSNLLSLFCRYLDKQTVHHLEAKMECSLLPSEAAMPC, from the exons ATGGCGGAGGGCGGTGAACCGGTT ATCCTCGAGGACTACCTGCTGGTAGAAGATGTGCCTCTGCTGGAGGAGATGGCCGAGGAGGACGAAGAGCTCGACCTGTACAATGAGATGACTTTTGGGCTAG ATCGAGACTCCACTGAGGAGGATGCTGCAAAACCCCTGATGCCTCTGGAGATGAGCCCTGAGCTGGCTGAAGTGGTGGCAGAGGAgatggagggcagggaggaaccCAGGCCGGGAATGGCTGAGCAGCCAGAGGATCTGGGAGAGCCCCAGGAGGAAGGTGGGATGGAGCTAGAGATTGAGCAGGTTGGCTCTGAgttggaggaagaggaggaggagctggagactGAGGACCAGGAGCCCTGTGAAGAGCCCAATGACCTGGGAGACCCAGCAGTGATGAGAGCTGTGCAGAGCAAACCCACGCTGGAG AGCCAGGACTCAGCGGTGCTGGACAGCAGGATTGGTGCTTGCTGGGCAGAGTTTGGCAAAGAGGACATG CTGGCGATGGATCCCGTGGTGTGGGGCTCttgccccagcagcatcccaccCCACCACATGCTGGAG GATAAAGCCATCCTCCAGGTCCTGGAGAGGCCTCCACCATCCTCCAACATGGCCCTCGACTTCCTCGGATCCCCCATGCAGAGGAGCTATGGGGGCTCTCCCCAGCTCAAGCGCCCTGACTTCAGACTGATGTCCCCCAAGTCCTTTCCCCAGCGCTTTCTTCGGCAG CAGTCATCTCTGATGCCTCGCTCCCCATGCTCCCCTCGGCCCTTCACGCCAGCTCGCAGACCCTCTCCGCTCTTTGCTTCCAGCCAG aCTGCAGGGTATGCGGCTCCGACCCCTTTCCGGCCCATGTCACCCAACATCAGCAGCCCACCGCAGTCTCTTGCCATGCACTTTGGTCCTATGTCTCCCTCTTTGGACCCTGCTCTCTTCTTCAGTCCATCAGCCAGTGGCCAGCTGAACCTCAG CACACCCAGCCATATGACCCAGCTGCACCCTCAGCACCAGCGGATCCTGACCCAGcggcagcagcaaggcaggcagACGCAGAG CATGTCCCCCAAGAAGCTGTGGTCTCCTAAAGTGGACCCTTATGCTGGGCTGATGACCTCGAAGGAGAAGGACTGGGTCATCAAGGTGGAGATGATCCAGCTGCAGAGTGAGAATATGGATGATGACTACTACTACCAG ACATACTACCAGCGGCTGGAGCGCaaacaggcagaggaggagctgCTCGGCCGCCGCAACAAGCAGGAGCCCCCCAAGTTGGTCACACCGTTCATCCAGAAAGCGGAGACGTATGACTCTG TGGTGCGCATCGCAGGGTCGCTGGGCCAGGTTGCGGTGTCCACCTGCTACAGTCCTCGCCGGGCCATCGATGCTGTACACCATGCCCTTGTGGAGGAG GCTGCAGGGAACCACCGGCTTCGGGCATTGCACAGGATCGAGAAG ttctttctgcagctgctggaagtgGAGGAGATGCAGCGGAAGATGTCTCTGGccccagaggagcagcagccctgctgtcaGGAGCAGAAGAGCCAAGAAGTGGAGCATATCTACCAAGCCTTGAAAATCAGAGCTTGCAGCAGTGAAGA ggaggcagaggatgAATTCCTGCAACTCCTATGTGTGCAGAAGGGCAAGAAGCTCACAGCCCGGCTGCTGCCCCACCTGACCCGGGAGCAAGCGGAGAAGATCCTGCTGACCATCACCCATCACCTGCCCTTCCTCATGAAGAAGGACGTGTTGGATGAG TCTCTCCCCCTGCTCTACAGCCCATTGAATGAGGTGGTGGGCAGGATGACCTTCAGCAAACTCATTGAGGTCCTGCAGGAGATGACCAGGCCTCTGCCTGAGTCCCCTGAGCTCCCCCTTGCCATGGCCTTGAAGAACCAG TTTGGGATCTCCTTGCTCTACTCCCTGCTGAGCCACGGCGAGAGGCTGCTGTCATCCGATGCACCGCTGGAGCCACGTGGTGGGGACTTCGAGATGTG GACAGACATGGTATTCCTGGTTGCCCGGGAGCTGTCGCAAGTGCCCAAGGCCTTGTTGGTGGAGCCTCTCTTCTTGCCCAGCAACCTTCTCTCACTCTTCTGCCGCTACCTGGACAAGCAGACTGTCCACCACCTGGAAGCCAAGATGGA GTGCTCCCTGCTTCCATCAGAGGCTGCCATGCCATGCTGA
- the PATL2 gene encoding protein PAT1 homolog 2 isoform X2, translating into MAEEDEELDLYNEMTFGLDRDSTEEDAAKPLMPLEMSPELAEVVAEEMEGREEPRPGMAEQPEDLGEPQEEGGMELEIEQVGSELEEEEEELETEDQEPCEEPNDLGDPAVMRAVQSKPTLESQDSAVLDSRIGACWAEFGKEDMLAMDPVVWGSCPSSIPPHHMLEDKAILQVLERPPPSSNMALDFLGSPMQRSYGGSPQLKRPDFRLMSPKSFPQRFLRQQSSLMPRSPCSPRPFTPARRPSPLFASSQTAGYAAPTPFRPMSPNISSPPQSLAMHFGPMSPSLDPALFFSPSASGQLNLSTPSHMTQLHPQHQRILTQRQQQGRQTQSMSPKKLWSPKVDPYAGLMTSKEKDWVIKVEMIQLQSENMDDDYYYQTYYQRLERKQAEEELLGRRNKQEPPKLVTPFIQKAETYDSVVRIAGSLGQVAVSTCYSPRRAIDAVHHALVEEAAGNHRLRALHRIEKFFLQLLEVEEMQRKMSLAPEEQQPCCQEQKSQEVEHIYQALKIRACSSEEEAEDEFLQLLCVQKGKKLTARLLPHLTREQAEKILLTITHHLPFLMKKDVLDESLPLLYSPLNEVVGRMTFSKLIEVLQEMTRPLPESPELPLAMALKNQFGISLLYSLLSHGERLLSSDAPLEPRGGDFEMWTDMVFLVARELSQVPKALLVEPLFLPSNLLSLFCRYLDKQTVHHLEAKMECSLLPSEAAMPC; encoded by the exons ATGGCCGAGGAGGACGAAGAGCTCGACCTGTACAATGAGATGACTTTTGGGCTAG ATCGAGACTCCACTGAGGAGGATGCTGCAAAACCCCTGATGCCTCTGGAGATGAGCCCTGAGCTGGCTGAAGTGGTGGCAGAGGAgatggagggcagggaggaaccCAGGCCGGGAATGGCTGAGCAGCCAGAGGATCTGGGAGAGCCCCAGGAGGAAGGTGGGATGGAGCTAGAGATTGAGCAGGTTGGCTCTGAgttggaggaagaggaggaggagctggagactGAGGACCAGGAGCCCTGTGAAGAGCCCAATGACCTGGGAGACCCAGCAGTGATGAGAGCTGTGCAGAGCAAACCCACGCTGGAG AGCCAGGACTCAGCGGTGCTGGACAGCAGGATTGGTGCTTGCTGGGCAGAGTTTGGCAAAGAGGACATG CTGGCGATGGATCCCGTGGTGTGGGGCTCttgccccagcagcatcccaccCCACCACATGCTGGAG GATAAAGCCATCCTCCAGGTCCTGGAGAGGCCTCCACCATCCTCCAACATGGCCCTCGACTTCCTCGGATCCCCCATGCAGAGGAGCTATGGGGGCTCTCCCCAGCTCAAGCGCCCTGACTTCAGACTGATGTCCCCCAAGTCCTTTCCCCAGCGCTTTCTTCGGCAG CAGTCATCTCTGATGCCTCGCTCCCCATGCTCCCCTCGGCCCTTCACGCCAGCTCGCAGACCCTCTCCGCTCTTTGCTTCCAGCCAG aCTGCAGGGTATGCGGCTCCGACCCCTTTCCGGCCCATGTCACCCAACATCAGCAGCCCACCGCAGTCTCTTGCCATGCACTTTGGTCCTATGTCTCCCTCTTTGGACCCTGCTCTCTTCTTCAGTCCATCAGCCAGTGGCCAGCTGAACCTCAG CACACCCAGCCATATGACCCAGCTGCACCCTCAGCACCAGCGGATCCTGACCCAGcggcagcagcaaggcaggcagACGCAGAG CATGTCCCCCAAGAAGCTGTGGTCTCCTAAAGTGGACCCTTATGCTGGGCTGATGACCTCGAAGGAGAAGGACTGGGTCATCAAGGTGGAGATGATCCAGCTGCAGAGTGAGAATATGGATGATGACTACTACTACCAG ACATACTACCAGCGGCTGGAGCGCaaacaggcagaggaggagctgCTCGGCCGCCGCAACAAGCAGGAGCCCCCCAAGTTGGTCACACCGTTCATCCAGAAAGCGGAGACGTATGACTCTG TGGTGCGCATCGCAGGGTCGCTGGGCCAGGTTGCGGTGTCCACCTGCTACAGTCCTCGCCGGGCCATCGATGCTGTACACCATGCCCTTGTGGAGGAG GCTGCAGGGAACCACCGGCTTCGGGCATTGCACAGGATCGAGAAG ttctttctgcagctgctggaagtgGAGGAGATGCAGCGGAAGATGTCTCTGGccccagaggagcagcagccctgctgtcaGGAGCAGAAGAGCCAAGAAGTGGAGCATATCTACCAAGCCTTGAAAATCAGAGCTTGCAGCAGTGAAGA ggaggcagaggatgAATTCCTGCAACTCCTATGTGTGCAGAAGGGCAAGAAGCTCACAGCCCGGCTGCTGCCCCACCTGACCCGGGAGCAAGCGGAGAAGATCCTGCTGACCATCACCCATCACCTGCCCTTCCTCATGAAGAAGGACGTGTTGGATGAG TCTCTCCCCCTGCTCTACAGCCCATTGAATGAGGTGGTGGGCAGGATGACCTTCAGCAAACTCATTGAGGTCCTGCAGGAGATGACCAGGCCTCTGCCTGAGTCCCCTGAGCTCCCCCTTGCCATGGCCTTGAAGAACCAG TTTGGGATCTCCTTGCTCTACTCCCTGCTGAGCCACGGCGAGAGGCTGCTGTCATCCGATGCACCGCTGGAGCCACGTGGTGGGGACTTCGAGATGTG GACAGACATGGTATTCCTGGTTGCCCGGGAGCTGTCGCAAGTGCCCAAGGCCTTGTTGGTGGAGCCTCTCTTCTTGCCCAGCAACCTTCTCTCACTCTTCTGCCGCTACCTGGACAAGCAGACTGTCCACCACCTGGAAGCCAAGATGGA GTGCTCCCTGCTTCCATCAGAGGCTGCCATGCCATGCTGA
- the B2M gene encoding beta-2-microglobulin, producing the protein MELLLKVGVLVLIVMVGPGEADEMPKVEVYSRKRAVYGEENTLNCFVSGFHPPKIDITLLKNGEPMADVKYADMSFNDKWQFERLVHVPFVPNKGDVYVCKVAHSTFSEPQMFRWDEDF; encoded by the exons ATGGAGCTGTTGTTGAAGGTGGGGGTCCTGGTACTGATCGTCATGGTCGGCCCGGGGGAGGCGGATG AGATGCCAAAGGTGGAGGTGTACTCCCGCAAACGGGCCGTCTATGGAGAGGAAAACACCCTCAACTGCTTCGTGAGCGGCTTCCACCCTCCGAAGATCGACATCACCCTCCTCAAGAACGGGGAGCCTATGGCCGACGTGAAGTATGCAGACATGTCCTTCAACGACAAGTGGCAGTTTGAGCGCCTGGTGCATGTGCCATTTGTCCCCAATAAGGGCGATGTCTACGTTTGCAAAGTGGCCCATTCCACCTTCAGTGAGCCGCAGATGTTCCGATGGG ATGAAGATTTCTGA